The following proteins are encoded in a genomic region of bacterium:
- a CDS encoding HlyD family secretion protein, which produces MYWAIGVVSIAALLGAGSWWRYSQNYETTDNAYVHATVVPVSSRISGVITEVLTDDNLAVNAGDLIVRLDRSTYQVAVEKAEARVAVARGRYESGKISVTYSTGRSDALVDEVTARRGRLRQTLRSAQALLRQRRNEADAAAANFKKATDDLARKHRLYNEKVISEEELQQFMSTFKVAEANYKAAESAHMVETENISAVVQELKEVEASISLAKNEGRSTDMRKMDSTSLLAELKQAEAELKEARLNLSFTEIRAPISGYVSKRSIEAGEFVDPGRPLLIIVPLHKVYIRANFKEVQLEDIRVGQPVTIYADAYPKRAFQGHVGSIYTGTGDAFSLLPPENATGNWVKITRRVPVKIVLDVTPPTQYPLRIGMSAYVSVDVRNRSGLRLLAYPSRVEKDQRSTR; this is translated from the coding sequence ATGTACTGGGCCATCGGGGTCGTCTCCATTGCCGCGCTTCTCGGCGCAGGCTCCTGGTGGCGCTACAGCCAGAATTATGAAACCACCGACAACGCCTATGTCCATGCTACGGTGGTTCCGGTCAGCTCCCGCATCTCCGGCGTGATCACCGAAGTTCTAACCGATGACAATCTGGCAGTGAATGCCGGGGATTTGATCGTGCGGCTCGACCGGAGCACATACCAAGTGGCGGTCGAAAAGGCCGAGGCGAGGGTGGCGGTGGCGCGCGGCCGCTACGAATCGGGCAAGATTTCGGTCACTTATTCGACGGGCCGTTCGGACGCCCTGGTGGATGAGGTGACTGCCCGCCGCGGCCGCCTGCGGCAAACACTCCGATCGGCGCAGGCCCTTTTGCGCCAAAGAAGGAATGAGGCCGACGCCGCAGCCGCGAATTTCAAGAAGGCGACCGATGATCTCGCCCGGAAGCACAGACTTTATAATGAGAAGGTCATATCCGAGGAAGAGCTTCAGCAATTCATGTCAACATTCAAGGTGGCAGAGGCGAACTACAAGGCGGCGGAGTCGGCCCACATGGTCGAGACGGAAAATATTTCCGCCGTGGTGCAGGAACTGAAGGAGGTGGAGGCTTCTATTTCGCTGGCCAAAAACGAAGGCCGCTCCACCGACATGCGGAAGATGGACTCCACCTCTCTTCTCGCCGAGCTCAAGCAGGCCGAGGCGGAGCTGAAGGAAGCCCGCCTGAACCTCTCGTTCACCGAAATCCGGGCGCCGATATCGGGCTACGTGAGCAAACGCTCCATTGAGGCGGGCGAGTTTGTCGATCCGGGGCGGCCGCTTCTCATTATCGTTCCGCTCCATAAAGTCTACATTCGGGCAAACTTCAAGGAGGTCCAGCTAGAGGATATTCGCGTCGGGCAGCCGGTCACCATCTATGCGGATGCCTACCCCAAACGTGCCTTCCAGGGTCATGTGGGCAGCATCTACACCGGAACGGGCGATGCCTTTTCGCTCCTGCCGCCGGAAAACGCCACGGGCAACTGGGTGAAGATCACGCGCCGCGTCCCTGTGAAGATCGTCCTGGATGTGACGCCGCCCACGCAATATCCTCTTCGCATCGGAATGTCGGCGTACGTGAGCGTGGACGTGCGCAACCGGAGCGGGCTCCGTCTTTTGGCTTATCCCAGTCGTGTCGAGAAAGACCAGAGAAGTACTCGCTGA